A genomic window from Sulfurimonas sp. hsl 1-7 includes:
- the mgtE gene encoding magnesium transporter, whose protein sequence is MEEIKNYLITHEDVEMHPSEIAKLLKELTDEEFSEAIKIVPKDLVGDVALALPDRYFEDIVENLSVADLSYAVAELESDDQLEFMQELEDVDENVAAEVFKTLDEEDKEEIETLQKYDDDEAGAYMQLEVFTSYEDEVVQDVIKRFARLRKENELENVQNLFIVDRRDKLLFTVGLDELLIFDFSKTIKENIQASEDTFEPKIARDNEDIKEVVHYFEEYDLSVMPVVDGDGTLLGRITSDDIYDIINEHATEQMYNLAGVDDEAEEDDVIQAGKKRASWLAVNLLTAIAASFVIGMFEQTLQSLVALAILMPIVASMGGNAGTQTLTVVVRQLALGDISNGDALRILKKEIFIALMNGLVFAIVMGIIAWVWFDISLLGIVIGLSMIINLFMAGFFGAVVPLGLKMLKIDPAIGSTVILTTVTDVVGFFSFLGLATYILL, encoded by the coding sequence ATGGAAGAGATAAAAAATTATTTAATTACACATGAAGATGTAGAGATGCATCCATCGGAGATAGCGAAGCTTTTAAAAGAATTAACTGATGAAGAGTTTAGTGAAGCGATTAAGATAGTTCCAAAAGACCTAGTTGGTGATGTCGCTTTAGCTTTACCGGATAGATATTTTGAAGATATTGTAGAAAACTTGAGTGTTGCAGATTTAAGTTATGCTGTTGCAGAACTTGAATCGGATGATCAGCTAGAGTTTATGCAAGAGCTGGAAGATGTTGATGAGAATGTCGCTGCAGAGGTTTTTAAAACACTTGATGAAGAAGACAAAGAAGAGATAGAAACACTTCAAAAGTATGATGATGATGAAGCCGGTGCATATATGCAGCTGGAGGTTTTTACATCTTACGAAGATGAAGTGGTTCAAGATGTGATCAAAAGATTTGCACGCCTGAGAAAAGAGAATGAACTCGAAAACGTACAAAATCTTTTTATTGTCGATCGAAGAGATAAGCTCCTTTTTACGGTCGGCTTGGACGAGCTTTTAATTTTTGACTTTTCTAAAACGATAAAAGAGAATATCCAGGCAAGCGAAGACACTTTTGAGCCGAAAATTGCACGTGACAATGAAGATATAAAAGAGGTTGTTCACTACTTTGAAGAGTATGACCTCTCTGTAATGCCTGTCGTAGACGGTGATGGAACACTTCTTGGACGTATAACATCAGACGACATTTACGATATCATTAATGAACACGCAACTGAACAGATGTATAACCTTGCCGGTGTTGATGATGAGGCGGAAGAGGATGATGTTATTCAGGCCGGTAAGAAGCGTGCTTCATGGCTGGCTGTAAATCTTTTAACGGCCATTGCGGCTTCTTTTGTGATCGGGATGTTTGAACAAACGCTGCAAAGTCTCGTCGCCTTGGCTATTTTAATGCCGATAGTAGCATCTATGGGTGGAAATGCAGGAACACAGACTTTGACGGTTGTTGTTCGTCAGTTGGCTTTAGGTGATATCTCTAATGGTGATGCGCTTAGGATCTTAAAAAAAGAGATATTTATTGCATTAATGAATGGACTTGTTTTTGCTATTGTTATGGGAATAATAGCGTGGGTTTGGTTCGATATAAGTCTCTTAGGGATTGTTATCGGGCTTAGTATGATTATAAACTTGTTTATGGCAGGTTTTTTTGGAGCGGTAGTTCCGTTAGGGTTAAAAATGTTAAAGATAGACCCGGCAATCGGGAGTACGGTTATTTTAACAACCGTAACCGATGTAGTCGGCTTTTTTAGCTTTTTAGGCTTAGCAACATATATTTTATTATAA
- a CDS encoding UDP-N-acetylmuramate dehydrogenase, with the protein MQRKTINFKNYSSFKIGGLIDVAVFEKGDTSYKDFYLIGSCNNTLVGNNPPSLMILGKEFDYIKIEDNRLKIGGATPSGKIASYCKKHNIANFEFVSHLPGKLGGLVFMNAGLKEYEIFNHLIDITTPEGVKTKDEIKYGYRTTNINEPILEATFELLYGFDEEKVEMFKKMRSNQPSTPSAGSCFKNPQGDYAGRLIEAVGLKGLRVGDMAFSDEHANFLVNYGNGKFEDAIYLIKEAQKRVKEEFDISLECEIIILDQEYLGKKVL; encoded by the coding sequence ATGCAACGTAAAACAATAAACTTTAAAAACTATTCCTCTTTTAAAATAGGCGGCTTGATTGATGTCGCTGTTTTTGAAAAAGGGGATACCTCCTACAAAGATTTTTATCTCATCGGTTCTTGCAATAACACACTTGTTGGCAACAATCCACCTTCCCTTATGATCCTTGGAAAAGAGTTTGACTATATAAAAATAGAAGACAACAGACTTAAAATAGGCGGTGCTACACCATCGGGAAAAATTGCCTCATATTGTAAAAAACACAATATTGCCAACTTTGAATTTGTCTCACATCTGCCGGGAAAACTCGGTGGTTTGGTTTTCATGAATGCCGGTTTGAAAGAGTATGAGATCTTTAACCATCTCATTGATATAACGACACCTGAGGGTGTAAAAACAAAAGATGAAATAAAATACGGCTACAGAACTACAAATATCAACGAACCTATTTTGGAAGCGACTTTTGAACTTTTATACGGTTTTGATGAAGAGAAAGTAGAGATGTTTAAAAAGATGCGCTCAAACCAACCCTCTACACCTTCAGCGGGAAGTTGTTTCAAAAATCCCCAAGGTGATTATGCAGGACGACTGATCGAAGCAGTAGGGCTTAAAGGTTTAAGAGTTGGAGATATGGCATTTAGTGATGAACATGCCAATTTTTTAGTAAATTACGGCAATGGTAAATTTGAGGATGCAATATATTTAATAAAAGAGGCACAAAAAAGGGTGAAAGAGGAGTTTGATATCTCACTTGAATGTGAAATAATAATCCTCGATCAAGAATACCTTGGAAAAAAGGTACTCTAA
- the recA gene encoding recombinase RecA — translation MDANKQKSLDLAIKQIDKAFGKGALMRLGDKEFEPVQAISTGSLGLDLALGINGVPQGRVIEVYGPESSGKTTLALQITAECQKNGGVCAFIDAEHALDVVYAKNLGVDIDNLLVSQPDYGEQALDIVETIARSGAVDLIVVDSVAALTPKVELEGEMNDQQVGVQARLMSKALRKLTGVLNKMNCTVIFINQIRMKIGMMGYGSPETTTGGNALKFYASVRIDVRRIASLKQGEAQIGNRVKAKVIKNKVAPPFRQAEFDIMFGEGISKEGELVDYGVKLDIIDKSGAWFSYGETKLGQGRENVKLKFKEDPALAHEIEEKIKIAMGMSSLMTMDTSEIAEITEDDAEA, via the coding sequence ATGGATGCAAACAAACAAAAATCACTAGACTTAGCAATCAAGCAAATAGATAAAGCATTTGGTAAAGGTGCTTTAATGCGTCTTGGAGATAAAGAGTTCGAACCTGTTCAAGCAATCTCTACAGGTTCTTTAGGGCTAGATCTTGCTTTAGGTATTAACGGTGTACCTCAAGGGAGAGTTATAGAGGTATATGGACCGGAGAGTTCTGGTAAAACAACTTTAGCATTACAGATCACTGCTGAATGTCAAAAGAACGGCGGAGTGTGTGCTTTCATAGATGCGGAACATGCTTTAGATGTTGTATATGCAAAAAATCTTGGTGTAGATATAGATAACCTTTTAGTATCTCAACCCGATTACGGTGAGCAGGCTTTAGATATTGTTGAAACAATTGCAAGAAGCGGTGCAGTTGACCTAATCGTAGTTGACTCTGTTGCGGCACTTACTCCAAAAGTGGAACTTGAAGGTGAGATGAACGATCAGCAAGTTGGTGTACAAGCGAGACTTATGTCAAAAGCATTAAGAAAGCTGACGGGTGTACTTAACAAAATGAACTGTACAGTTATCTTCATCAACCAAATTCGTATGAAGATCGGTATGATGGGTTATGGCTCACCTGAAACAACTACAGGTGGAAATGCTTTAAAATTCTATGCATCTGTAAGAATCGATGTTCGTCGTATTGCTTCACTAAAACAAGGGGAAGCACAGATCGGTAACCGTGTAAAAGCGAAAGTTATTAAAAATAAAGTTGCACCACCATTCCGTCAAGCTGAGTTTGACATTATGTTTGGTGAGGGGATCTCTAAAGAGGGTGAACTTGTTGATTACGGTGTAAAACTTGATATTATCGATAAAAGCGGTGCATGGTTTAGTTACGGTGAAACAAAACTTGGGCAAGGTCGTGAGAACGTAAAATTGAAGTTCAAAGAAGACCCTGCATTAGCACATGAAATTGAAGAAAAAATCAAAATTGCTATGGGAATGAGCTCACTTATGACTATGGATACATCAGAGATAGCTGAAATTACAGAGGATGATGCAGAGGCATAA
- a CDS encoding DMT family transporter → MNKLMILAMFLWGSGWSALKVLTYELPMDVVVFWRFFFMSLTFIPILIFFKRPLVLNKDSLKYIMSSSVLNVSFMFSSFYGIKYGLAGAGSVIITTFSPIMTFLLVAILFRNKLQTRQYFGLLLGLVGGYILLQLGDFSLFLNSANLYFLFCATIWAGVTVLSQHSQKHIHPIHYSFFISVVATLFMFFYSYDSDLMVVFDQDFKFWISMIYLAVFGQTIATTIFFIASGKLGSEKTSSYMFLVPVFALLSASILLDEPMQIHVIIGGIISMVAVYFINKK, encoded by the coding sequence ATGAATAAGCTGATGATTCTGGCTATGTTTTTATGGGGAAGCGGCTGGAGTGCACTTAAAGTTCTTACTTATGAACTGCCTATGGACGTAGTTGTTTTTTGGCGTTTTTTCTTTATGTCACTTACCTTTATACCGATACTGATCTTCTTTAAAAGACCTCTTGTATTAAACAAAGACTCGCTCAAATATATCATGTCTAGTTCTGTGCTCAACGTAAGCTTTATGTTCTCATCTTTTTACGGGATCAAGTACGGTTTAGCAGGTGCAGGAAGTGTCATAATCACCACTTTTAGTCCAATTATGACATTTTTACTTGTAGCGATTTTATTTCGTAACAAACTTCAAACAAGACAGTACTTTGGTTTGCTATTAGGGCTTGTCGGAGGGTATATCCTTCTGCAACTTGGCGATTTTAGTCTCTTTTTAAACTCGGCGAATCTCTACTTTTTGTTTTGTGCAACTATATGGGCGGGAGTAACCGTACTTTCACAACACTCCCAAAAACATATTCATCCGATCCATTACAGCTTTTTTATCTCTGTAGTAGCAACGCTGTTTATGTTTTTTTACTCCTATGATTCCGATCTTATGGTGGTATTTGACCAAGATTTCAAGTTCTGGATATCGATGATATATCTTGCCGTATTTGGACAAACTATAGCAACAACCATCTTTTTTATAGCAAGCGGTAAACTAGGAAGTGAAAAGACCAGTTCTTACATGTTTTTAGTCCCTGTTTTTGCCCTTTTAAGTGCATCTATATTACTAGATGAACCTATGCAAATTCATGTTATAATTGGCGGAATTATTAGCATGGTAGCTGTATATTTTATCAATAAAAAGTAA
- the fliQ gene encoding flagellar biosynthesis protein FliQ: MEAKLIALGVETFKIALILALPALLVGMLLGLMVSIFQATTQINEMTLSFIPKILGVVIIIVLTMPWMINEMRDFSLHVFNLIPSFVE; encoded by the coding sequence ATGGAAGCAAAGCTCATTGCCCTTGGTGTTGAAACATTTAAAATAGCACTTATACTAGCTCTTCCCGCCCTACTCGTAGGTATGCTGCTTGGGCTTATGGTTTCTATTTTTCAAGCGACAACGCAGATCAATGAGATGACCCTCTCTTTTATCCCTAAAATTCTCGGTGTTGTTATTATCATCGTTTTAACTATGCCTTGGATGATCAATGAGATGCGTGACTTCTCTTTACACGTCTTTAATCTCATCCCCAGTTTTGTAGAGTAA
- the eno gene encoding phosphopyruvate hydratase yields MFIDDVSAIEVMDSRGNPTVKATVRLSDGTVESAVVPSGASTGKREALELRDGGDRYMGKGVLQAVENVNTQISDALIGMSPYNQAIIDATMKELDGTDNYGNLGANAVLGVSMAVARAAAASLNIPLYRYLGGANAMVMPVPMLNIINGGSHADNSVDFQEYMIMPVGFENFADSLRASAEVYHNLKKILKDKNHNTALGDEGGFAPDLSSNEEPIQVIMEAIEKAGYKAGEQIAIALDVASSELVVDGGYRLESENRTVTSEELVAYYEDLCAKYPIVSIEDGLSEDDWDGWKILTERLGDKVQLVGDDLFVTNANILAEGIQKGIGNSILIKPNQIGSVSETMLTVRLAQRNGYKCVMSHRSGESEDAFIADFAVALNCGEIKTGSTARGERTAKYNRLLEIENEVFYGEYLGSTLFN; encoded by the coding sequence ATGTTTATAGATGATGTAAGTGCAATAGAAGTTATGGATTCTCGTGGTAATCCAACTGTAAAAGCTACAGTGAGACTAAGCGACGGTACTGTAGAGAGTGCAGTTGTACCAAGTGGAGCTAGTACTGGTAAACGTGAAGCTTTAGAGCTTCGCGATGGTGGTGACCGTTATATGGGTAAAGGTGTATTACAGGCAGTTGAAAATGTAAACACTCAAATCTCTGATGCATTAATCGGAATGAGTCCGTATAACCAAGCTATCATTGATGCTACAATGAAAGAGCTTGATGGAACTGACAACTACGGAAACTTAGGTGCAAATGCAGTTTTAGGTGTATCTATGGCTGTAGCTCGTGCAGCAGCTGCAAGTTTAAATATTCCATTATACCGTTACTTAGGTGGTGCTAACGCTATGGTTATGCCGGTACCTATGTTAAATATTATCAATGGTGGAAGCCATGCTGATAACTCTGTTGACTTTCAAGAGTATATGATTATGCCTGTAGGTTTTGAGAACTTTGCAGACTCTTTAAGAGCATCTGCTGAAGTTTACCATAACCTCAAAAAGATTTTAAAAGATAAAAATCACAATACTGCATTAGGTGATGAGGGTGGTTTCGCACCGGATCTTAGCTCAAACGAAGAGCCTATCCAAGTTATTATGGAAGCTATCGAGAAAGCTGGATACAAAGCTGGTGAGCAAATTGCTATCGCTTTAGACGTTGCTTCAAGTGAACTTGTAGTAGATGGTGGTTACAGACTAGAGTCTGAAAACAGAACAGTTACTTCTGAAGAGTTAGTAGCTTACTATGAAGACTTATGTGCTAAATATCCAATCGTATCTATCGAAGACGGTTTAAGTGAAGATGATTGGGACGGTTGGAAAATTCTAACTGAAAGACTTGGTGATAAAGTACAACTTGTTGGTGATGACCTTTTCGTTACAAATGCAAATATTTTAGCTGAAGGTATCCAAAAAGGTATAGGTAACTCTATCTTAATCAAACCAAACCAAATCGGTTCTGTAAGTGAGACAATGTTAACTGTTCGTCTTGCACAAAGAAACGGTTACAAATGTGTAATGTCTCACCGTTCTGGAGAGAGTGAAGATGCATTTATCGCAGACTTTGCTGTAGCACTTAACTGTGGTGAGATCAAAACAGGTTCAACTGCACGTGGTGAAAGAACTGCAAAATACAATCGTCTTTTAGAGATTGAAAACGAAGTATTTTACGGTGAGTACTTAGGTTCTACACTTTTTAACTAA
- a CDS encoding NAD(P)/FAD-dependent oxidoreductase, with amino-acid sequence MKKVLVLGGGFAGVDAAAHLRKKGYDVTLVSDREYFYIYPTSIWVPTRNVEFKDVCVDLKELQQAHGFELIIDAVSSISYKENKVTLQSSKVLDDYDYLILAMGASKMKPQGVENTLSICGAPEQSLLIREKLDALIEKGSGKIAMGFGGNPKDTSAVRGGPGFELMFNVHNLLKQKGLRQNFELTFFAPMPEPGKRMGPKALKMMDTFFTKLDIKKQFGKKITHFEADSIVFEDESKLEADFIMFIPAGNGHDVVKNSDLPQNEAGFVKTDDYSCVLDENGEMTNVYAVGDVAALEGYEWRAKQGHIAEVMAKNAVHNIDQRDNGGFDFKGYNEHLNILCVMDSGDGAAFVYRDEKRAFMIPMPFIGHWLKKGWGFYCRNSKLGKIPRIPGM; translated from the coding sequence ATGAAAAAAGTTTTAGTTCTTGGTGGAGGATTTGCAGGAGTTGATGCGGCTGCACACCTGAGAAAAAAGGGGTATGATGTTACACTTGTAAGTGATCGAGAGTATTTTTACATCTATCCAACTTCTATATGGGTGCCGACACGTAATGTGGAGTTTAAAGATGTATGCGTTGACTTAAAAGAGTTACAACAAGCACATGGATTTGAACTTATCATTGACGCTGTTTCATCTATCTCATACAAAGAAAACAAAGTTACTCTTCAAAGTTCTAAAGTACTTGATGATTATGATTATCTCATCCTTGCTATGGGAGCTTCCAAAATGAAACCTCAAGGGGTTGAGAATACCCTTTCAATCTGTGGGGCACCTGAACAGTCTCTGCTAATCAGAGAGAAGCTCGATGCACTTATAGAAAAAGGAAGCGGTAAAATAGCTATGGGGTTTGGAGGAAATCCGAAAGATACCTCTGCAGTTCGCGGTGGGCCAGGATTTGAGCTGATGTTTAATGTACACAATCTTCTTAAACAAAAAGGGCTACGCCAAAACTTTGAACTCACTTTTTTTGCACCAATGCCTGAACCGGGAAAACGTATGGGTCCAAAAGCCTTAAAAATGATGGATACCTTCTTTACAAAACTCGACATTAAAAAACAGTTCGGAAAAAAGATCACTCACTTTGAAGCTGATAGTATAGTATTTGAAGATGAGAGTAAACTTGAAGCTGATTTCATTATGTTCATCCCTGCCGGCAATGGTCATGATGTGGTAAAAAACTCCGATCTCCCACAAAATGAAGCAGGGTTTGTAAAAACTGACGATTACTCTTGTGTATTAGATGAAAACGGTGAAATGACTAATGTGTATGCCGTAGGTGACGTTGCAGCCCTAGAGGGGTATGAATGGCGTGCAAAACAGGGTCATATAGCTGAAGTGATGGCAAAAAATGCTGTACATAATATTGACCAAAGAGATAACGGCGGCTTTGATTTTAAAGGCTACAATGAGCACCTAAACATCTTATGTGTAATGGATAGCGGTGACGGGGCTGCTTTTGTCTATAGAGATGAGAAACGTGCCTTTATGATACCTATGCCGTTTATCGGGCACTGGCTTAAAAAAGGGTGGGGATTTTATTGTCGTAATTCAAAACTCGGGAAAATCCCGAGAATTCCAGGTATGTAA
- a CDS encoding menaquinone biosynthesis family protein produces MKKTLIAHSPDADDIFMYYAIKFGWVDMKDTQFDNIAKDIQTLNEDALNGVYDIVAISFALYPHISNEYAPLRTAVSFGEGYGPKIIKKKGTKLKRNFKVALSGKHTTNAMLFRIAYPDARITYMNFLDIEQAVLDGKVDAGVLIHESILTYNEELEVEREMWDIWQELSGGDLPLPLGGMAIRRSIPLNKAIEYEATLTKAVDVARKHKERLSKMLLERDLVRIDAPTLDQYLELYANDESVSLSEIQYKAIDKLFEIGYNHGFYDKLVHVEDYLIPTEYKELRYS; encoded by the coding sequence ATGAAAAAAACACTTATAGCACACTCACCAGACGCCGACGATATCTTTATGTACTACGCCATAAAATTTGGCTGGGTAGATATGAAAGATACTCAATTTGACAATATTGCCAAAGATATTCAAACTCTTAATGAGGATGCATTAAACGGCGTGTATGACATTGTAGCTATAAGCTTTGCACTCTATCCACACATCTCAAACGAATATGCACCGCTTCGTACGGCTGTTAGCTTCGGTGAGGGGTACGGTCCTAAAATCATTAAGAAAAAAGGGACAAAACTCAAACGAAATTTTAAAGTGGCACTTAGTGGAAAACACACTACAAATGCTATGCTGTTTCGTATAGCTTACCCTGATGCCCGTATCACTTATATGAACTTTTTAGATATTGAGCAAGCAGTCCTTGACGGGAAGGTAGATGCAGGTGTACTTATCCATGAATCTATCCTCACATATAATGAAGAGTTAGAAGTTGAACGTGAAATGTGGGATATTTGGCAAGAACTATCAGGGGGTGATTTACCATTACCTCTAGGTGGAATGGCTATTCGCCGTTCAATTCCTCTTAATAAAGCTATCGAATATGAAGCAACCCTTACAAAAGCGGTCGATGTAGCTCGTAAACATAAAGAGAGACTCTCAAAAATGTTGTTAGAGCGTGATCTTGTAAGAATAGATGCTCCGACACTCGATCAATATCTTGAACTTTATGCCAACGATGAGAGTGTAAGTTTGAGCGAGATCCAATATAAAGCGATCGATAAACTTTTTGAAATCGGTTATAACCACGGTTTTTATGATAAACTTGTACATGTAGAAGATTATCTCATCCCTACAGAATATAAAGAGTTAAGGTACTCATAA
- a CDS encoding glucosaminidase domain-containing protein produces MRNIIFIVLFFTTHLLGNESLKKMSVKEKKKRFYSLVIPVVDKVYEQRYKLYEDVSQELNTTKDSTKIEELKQYYKVTTDQELLMSLKPQPKSMAIAQAAMESAWGTSRFFNMGNNLFGMWSISSKENRIAANVKRDNNTTVWVKKYDSLEESVRGYYITLSKGKQYKKLRELNYNSNDVYEVIQGLDRYSERKEAYVDEIGSIIRYNKLTKYDRK; encoded by the coding sequence ATGAGAAATATTATTTTTATTGTTCTTTTTTTTACGACTCACTTGTTAGGAAATGAAAGTCTGAAAAAAATGAGTGTAAAAGAGAAGAAAAAAAGATTTTATTCTCTTGTTATACCTGTAGTAGACAAAGTGTATGAGCAGAGATACAAACTCTATGAAGATGTTAGTCAAGAGCTTAATACTACTAAAGATAGTACGAAAATTGAAGAACTAAAACAATACTACAAAGTAACGACAGACCAAGAGTTATTGATGTCGTTAAAACCACAACCAAAAAGTATGGCTATAGCTCAGGCTGCAATGGAAAGCGCATGGGGAACTTCACGTTTTTTTAATATGGGTAATAATCTTTTTGGTATGTGGAGTATAAGTTCCAAAGAAAACAGAATAGCAGCAAATGTGAAAAGAGATAATAATACAACGGTTTGGGTAAAGAAATATGATTCTTTAGAGGAGTCTGTTCGAGGATATTACATCACTTTATCCAAAGGTAAGCAGTATAAAAAGTTACGAGAACTAAACTACAACAGTAATGATGTGTATGAAGTTATCCAAGGCTTGGATAGATACTCGGAACGTAAAGAAGCTTATGTAGATGAAATAGGCAGTATCATAAGATACAATAAGCTGACAAAATATGATAGAAAGTAA
- a CDS encoding AMIN domain-containing protein encodes MYRYILLFSLLFSTLFSRENPFFPIESDDIPLTTNQLEKDTPLKRASVKLPSTARTIESVTISYKNLDGSIHEKTIELQNSIDWHLPVFITQNYQDETVSKVQKVEEPKNKKTFKEIAALPFIKFTIYKNEIILQTKDKMLRKFLLVNPHRIVCDFQRETSIRSYVKKVKNEDVTQIKVGTHKGYYRVVIELDGSYRYKITPEKNGYRFTLN; translated from the coding sequence ATGTATAGGTATATTCTTCTTTTTTCACTTTTATTTTCTACACTTTTTTCAAGAGAAAACCCTTTTTTCCCGATTGAATCTGATGATATTCCACTAACAACAAATCAACTTGAAAAAGATACTCCACTAAAACGTGCGAGTGTGAAACTCCCTTCAACTGCAAGAACTATTGAGAGTGTAACTATTAGTTATAAAAACCTTGATGGAAGTATTCACGAAAAAACGATAGAGTTGCAAAACAGTATTGATTGGCATTTACCTGTTTTTATAACGCAAAATTATCAAGATGAAACGGTAAGTAAAGTTCAAAAAGTTGAAGAACCGAAAAATAAAAAAACATTTAAAGAGATCGCTGCACTTCCATTTATAAAGTTTACGATCTATAAAAATGAGATAATATTACAAACAAAAGATAAAATGCTCAGAAAGTTTTTACTTGTAAATCCTCATAGAATTGTGTGCGATTTTCAGAGAGAGACAAGTATTAGAAGCTATGTAAAAAAAGTTAAAAATGAAGATGTTACACAGATAAAAGTTGGTACCCATAAAGGGTATTACAGAGTTGTAATAGAGTTAGACGGAAGTTATCGGTATAAAATTACTCCCGAAAAAAATGGATACCGTTTTACACTTAATTAA
- a CDS encoding CNNM domain-containing protein: MDLLILFFLLSVSISFLCSVLESVLLSINMSFVAVLEKERPAVGKILRVQKENINKSIASILILNTIANTLGAAAVGAQAAKLFGNDAVVYVSVILTFAILFFSEIIPKTIGAIYWKQLAPAAAYFIRAFIWLTYPIIIFTLAVTNKISKGKTDAHSMTKEELLESMLMSEDEGVIDEKESDVIENILKLREIKVAEVLTPRSVIFALDETMTIKEVMETQPAIFKFSRIPIYKDSIEDVTGLVLTKKIFKQALKDDTVYLRTIKKDIFAINENIPVSKALDLFISKKDHMFLVRDNYDQTEGIVTLEDCVETILGVEIMDESDTTEDMRELAKRKMKLKRRLEEEK; the protein is encoded by the coding sequence TTGGATCTATTGATACTGTTTTTCTTGTTATCGGTTAGTATATCGTTTTTATGTTCAGTATTAGAATCAGTACTATTGTCTATAAATATGTCATTTGTGGCAGTATTGGAGAAGGAAAGACCAGCTGTAGGAAAGATACTACGTGTGCAAAAAGAGAACATCAACAAATCTATTGCATCTATTTTGATCTTAAATACTATAGCAAACACTTTAGGTGCGGCAGCGGTGGGTGCACAAGCAGCAAAACTGTTTGGTAACGATGCTGTTGTATATGTATCTGTTATTCTTACATTTGCAATTCTATTTTTCTCGGAAATTATTCCTAAAACTATCGGTGCAATCTATTGGAAGCAGTTGGCTCCGGCTGCAGCTTACTTTATCCGTGCATTTATCTGGTTGACATACCCGATTATTATTTTTACATTAGCGGTAACAAATAAGATCTCTAAAGGGAAAACCGATGCACACTCTATGACAAAAGAGGAGCTTTTAGAGAGTATGCTTATGAGTGAGGATGAGGGTGTCATCGATGAGAAAGAATCTGATGTTATTGAAAATATTCTAAAACTGCGTGAGATCAAAGTTGCAGAAGTTTTAACACCTAGAAGCGTTATCTTTGCACTAGATGAGACGATGACAATTAAAGAGGTGATGGAAACTCAGCCTGCCATATTTAAATTTTCACGTATCCCAATCTATAAAGACTCTATAGAAGATGTAACCGGATTAGTTCTGACTAAAAAGATTTTTAAACAGGCACTTAAAGATGACACTGTGTATCTTAGAACAATTAAAAAAGATATCTTTGCGATCAATGAAAATATTCCGGTTTCAAAAGCACTTGATCTGTTTATATCTAAAAAAGATCATATGTTCTTGGTTCGTGATAATTACGATCAAACTGAAGGGATTGTAACTCTGGAGGATTGTGTTGAAACAATTTTAGGGGTTGAGATCATGGATGAAAGTGATACGACTGAGGATATGCGAGAGCTTGCAAAACGTAAAATGAAGCTCAAGCGAAGGTTAGAAGAGGAGAAGTAA